Proteins from a single region of Desulforegula conservatrix Mb1Pa:
- the ettA gene encoding energy-dependent translational throttle protein EttA encodes MSVDTKKVIYSMMKVSKFYDKKPIIKDISLSYFYGAKIGVLGLNGSGKSTLLKIMAGIDKEFNGEIIHAAEYNIGYLEQEPLINETKTVREVVEEGVQSIVDLLKEYNEINEKFAEPMDDDAMDKLIHRQGEVQDLLDRHDAWDLDSRLEMAMDALRCPPADSPVNFLSGGEKRRVALCRLLLSKPDILLLDEPTNHLDAESVAWLELFLQKYEGTVIAVTHDRYFLDNVAGWILELDRGQGIPWKGNYSSWLDQKQKRLAVEEKSEGSRQKTLKRELEWIKMSPKGRHAKSKARITAYEKLYNESAGDKVKDLEIFIPSGPRLGNMVIEAQNISKSFGDNLLFENLTFSLPPGGIVGIIGANGAGKTTLFRLITGQEQPDSGSIRVSESVRLAHVDQHRDALVAGKNIWEVISDGYDTLTIGGREVNSRAYVARFNFSGQDQQKKVDVLSGGERNRVNLARMLKSEANVLLLDEPTNDLDVNTMRALEEALENFAGCAVVISHDRWFLDRIATHILAFEGDSQAVWVEGNYSEYEEDRKKRLGAAAERPHRLKYRQLTRT; translated from the coding sequence ATGAGTGTAGATACAAAGAAAGTCATCTATTCGATGATGAAGGTCAGCAAGTTTTACGACAAAAAGCCCATAATAAAGGACATTTCCCTTTCATATTTTTATGGGGCAAAAATAGGCGTTCTTGGTCTGAACGGTTCAGGTAAAAGTACGCTTTTGAAGATAATGGCGGGCATTGACAAGGAATTCAATGGCGAGATAATTCACGCAGCAGAATACAATATCGGTTATCTTGAGCAGGAACCTCTGATAAATGAAACAAAGACTGTCAGAGAAGTTGTGGAAGAAGGTGTTCAGTCAATTGTTGATCTTCTTAAAGAGTATAATGAAATCAACGAGAAGTTCGCAGAGCCAATGGATGATGATGCCATGGACAAGCTTATCCATCGCCAGGGCGAGGTTCAGGACCTTCTTGACCGCCATGACGCCTGGGATCTTGACTCACGCCTTGAAATGGCAATGGATGCGCTTCGCTGTCCCCCGGCCGATTCTCCTGTCAATTTTCTCTCAGGAGGTGAAAAAAGGCGTGTCGCGCTTTGCAGGCTTCTTCTTTCAAAACCGGATATTCTTCTTCTTGACGAACCTACCAACCATCTTGACGCGGAGTCTGTAGCATGGCTGGAGCTTTTTCTTCAGAAGTACGAAGGAACCGTCATTGCAGTAACCCATGACCGTTATTTCCTTGATAATGTTGCTGGTTGGATTCTTGAGCTTGACCGTGGTCAGGGGATTCCTTGGAAGGGCAATTATTCCTCATGGCTTGACCAGAAGCAGAAGCGTCTTGCCGTTGAGGAAAAATCCGAAGGATCACGTCAGAAAACCCTGAAACGCGAGCTTGAGTGGATCAAGATGAGCCCCAAAGGCCGGCATGCCAAGTCAAAAGCAAGGATAACAGCCTATGAAAAACTCTATAATGAGTCAGCCGGAGACAAAGTCAAGGATCTGGAAATTTTCATTCCATCAGGCCCAAGACTCGGCAATATGGTCATAGAGGCCCAGAATATTTCCAAATCATTCGGAGATAATCTTCTTTTTGAGAACCTTACTTTTTCTTTGCCTCCTGGTGGCATAGTCGGAATAATTGGAGCCAATGGGGCTGGAAAGACCACACTTTTCAGGCTCATAACCGGTCAGGAACAACCTGATTCCGGTTCCATACGTGTAAGCGAAAGCGTTCGTCTTGCACATGTGGATCAGCACAGGGACGCCCTTGTTGCAGGAAAGAATATCTGGGAAGTGATTTCAGATGGCTATGATACTTTAACCATAGGCGGCAGAGAAGTAAATTCAAGGGCTTATGTCGCAAGATTCAATTTTTCCGGTCAGGATCAGCAGAAAAAGGTTGATGTGCTTTCAGGCGGTGAGAGAAACAGAGTAAACCTCGCAAGAATGCTTAAATCAGAGGCCAACGTGCTTTTGCTTGACGAACCTACCAATGACCTTGACGTAAATACAATGCGCGCTCTTGAGGAAGCTCTTGAGAATTTCGCGGGTTGCGCCGTTGTCATAAGTCATGACAGATGGTTCCTCGATAGGATTGCTACTCATATCCTCGCCTTTGAAGGGGACAGCCAGGCGGTCTGGGTCGAAGGCAATTACAGCGAATATGAAGAGGATCGCAAAAAACGCCTCGGAGCAGCTGCTGAAAGACCGCACAGACTCAAATACCGTCAGCTCACAAGAACTTAG
- a CDS encoding hotdog family protein yields the protein MNEKIFYFEDLKPGLRFVSDILEITRDDIVDFARKFDPQAFHTGDSQHIGPQISGDVIASGWHISSVCMKLLVDTLLIRSSCVCSPGVDLLKWPSPMIAGDVMKAEITIIETKITVSKPDWGLVKVHVEMTNQDEKILCIMEPVIFFGRRP from the coding sequence ATGAATGAAAAAATATTTTATTTTGAAGATCTTAAGCCGGGTTTGAGATTTGTCTCTGATATCTTGGAAATCACCAGAGACGATATTGTGGATTTTGCCAGAAAATTTGATCCCCAGGCATTTCATACGGGTGACTCCCAGCATATCGGGCCCCAGATATCAGGTGATGTCATTGCAAGCGGATGGCATATCAGCAGCGTGTGCATGAAACTGCTTGTTGATACCCTTCTCATAAGGTCAAGCTGCGTATGCTCGCCCGGAGTCGATCTCCTTAAATGGCCTTCTCCAATGATTGCAGGGGATGTCATGAAGGCCGAAATTACAATAATAGAGACAAAAATAACTGTCTCAAAGCCGGACTGGGGGCTTGTAAAAGTTCATGTTGAAATGACAAATCAGGATGAAAAAATTCTGTGTATAATGGAGCCAGTAATATTTTTTGGGCGCAGACCTTAG